The following coding sequences lie in one Rutidosis leptorrhynchoides isolate AG116_Rl617_1_P2 chromosome 4, CSIRO_AGI_Rlap_v1, whole genome shotgun sequence genomic window:
- the LOC139840389 gene encoding protein FAR1-RELATED SEQUENCE 11-like, translated as MRRAPQTILTDQDQWMTNAIAKEMPLAKHAFCIRHITTKFSSWFMSVLRSEYSSWCSEFYTLYKLDTVEEFEKHWPLIIEKYNLSNNKHVVGLYKIKSFWVPAYLRDFFFGGMTTTGRSEIEDVQQKQIHDTMLQIYRGSYLRSLSPLEEQGYRFLTPFYFKKFQEQFGLAMQYSVEGIQYSSHEEKTVNFIVKHQTATKLHNVIWDVPSNYWHPRWGRKDTQADEICSSTQEVIVVDSNATFNDEAIVDAIDLVQCPIKSKTKGRPKQKRMKSEKELVKQRRCGFCRGFGHNINTCKERQVDDLND; from the exons ATGAGAAGGGCACCACAAACAATTTTGACTGATCAAGATCAATGGATGACGAACGCAATTGCAAAAGAAATGCCTTTGGCTAAGCATGCATTTTGTATACGGCATATCACCACAAAGTTTAGCAGTTGGTTTATGTCGGTGTTAAGAAGTGAGTATTCAAGTTGGTGTTCAGAATTTTATACTTTATATAAGTTAGACACGGTTGAAGAATTCGAGAAACACTGGCCACTGATTATTGAAAAATATAATCTTTCCAATAATAAGCATGTTGTCGGCTTGTATAAGATAAAGTCATTTTGGGTACCCGCTTATCTTCGTGATTTCTTTTTTGGTGGTATGACAACTACTGGGAGATCAGAAA TTGAAGATGTTCAGCAAAAACAAATACATGATACCATGCTCCAGATATATAGGGGGTCGTATTTGAGATCACTTTCACCATTGGAAGAACAAGGTTATCGTTTTTTAACTCcattttattttaaaaagtttCAAGAGCAGTTTGGACTCGCAATGCAATATTCAGTTGAAGGAATTCAATATTCGAGTCATGAAGAAAAAACCGTTAACTTTATTGTCAAACACCAGACAGCTACAAAATTGCATAATGTGATTTGGGATG TTCCTTCCAATTATTGGCATCCACGATGGGGTCGCAAAGATACTCAAGCTGATGAAATATGTTCATCAACTCAAGAAGTTATTGTTGTTGATTCAAACGCTACTTTCAATGATGAGGCTATAGTTGATGCGATTGACTTGGTTCAGTGCCCTATTAAATCAAAAACCAAAGGACGACCCAAACAAAAGAGGATGAAAAGTGAAAAGGAATTGGTAAAACAAAGACGTTGTGGGTTTTGTAGGGGTTTTGGTCACAATATTAACACATGCAAGGAAAGACAAGTTGATGATTTGAACGATTAA